GGCTTCGATCTCCTCAGGCCCCAACTCCAGTTTATCCTGGTAGGGACCACTGTAGGGCTTGAGAGTGGCCTGCTCCAATCGGTGGATTTCGACCGAGATCAGATCATCCTTGTACGGAAGGGAGATCGACCGTGGCGTGAGGTTCGTTATCCCAATGATCAAACGGCCGTGATATCCGGGATCGATCTGCGGTCCGGTAGTCGCGACGAGCCCTTTGCGAGCGTATTTGGACCGAAGGCCGAAGCGCACGCATGCTGGGGGCCAAATCTTATCTCTTCGAGGACGGTAACGACGCCAAAGTCCCCTGGCTGAATCAGGAGATAGCCGACATCCTTGATGTTTACGATTTTTTTCGTGCTGGTCGTGGCCCCTTGGCTCCCTACCCGAAGGTCGTAGGTGGCTGCCTGGACCTGCGCCTCGTCGAACGGAACGATGAGGATTCCACCGCTCCGGTACGCCTCCGAAATTTGTTGGGCGGAAAGGATCATGCTGAGACACTCTTCTTTCGAGCCGCCTTCTTGGGCGACTTTGCTTTCTTCTTTCGATTTGGTCGATAAGCCAGAACTACATCGGTAATTCTGTCCAGCACCGGCGGTGGCCGCTTCACGCGATCAGACTCTTGTAGGTGACGCGCCGTCCCACGGTTGCATCCACAAAACTGTCAAGCCTATTCAGCGTGTGCCGTTGCACGTTTCCGTCGTTTAGCCGAAATGTGAACTCATCCACGTACCGAGCGAGGTGTTTATCGCTGGCGTGGTGATATACACCGTGCAGTCCGCGCTTCAGTACGGCCCACACGCTTTCAATGCTATTGGTGCTCACGCCATCGCGGGCAAATTCGCCAGCGCTGTGATTGATTGTCTTGTGGTCGTAGAACATGCCGCCGAGTCCTTGATAACCCGCGTGTTCGTCAGTATGGAGCATTGATCCGACTTCAACATTCTCAAGGATGGCAGCGTGCAAATTGCGGGTGTCGGCAATTGCGATAGGCTTTGCCTTCGTGCGACCGCTGCGATCACGCATTCCGACTACCGGGATCTTGCCGACGGTGCCGCGACCGGCGCGAAGCTTTTTCCCAGAATGCTTACCCTTCTCTTTCGCACCAATGTAGGTCTCATCAACCTCAACCACTCCGCGCAGCACCGTCAGGTCATTACCACAAGCCTCGCGGAGCCGGTGCAGAACGAACCAAGCCGACTTCTGCGTGATGCCAATCTCCTTGGAAAGCTGAAGCGACGAAATACCTTTACGCGACGTGACCAGCAGATACATCGCGTAAACCCATTTGTGCAGCGGAACATGTGACCGCTCAAAGATTGTGCCGGTGCGAACGGTAAAATCTTCCTTGCATGCGTTACAGCGATAGAAGCCGTCTTTGCGGACAGTGATGCGCTCTGCGCTTCCGCAGGTCGGGCACTTCACGCCCTTTGGCCAAAGACGCTCCTCAAGATACTTGCGTGCCGTTCCTTGATCGGGGAACATCTTGAAAAGCTGAAAGGTGCTAATGGTAATT
This portion of the Pseudomonadota bacterium genome encodes:
- a CDS encoding IS1595 family transposase yields the protein MDDKITISTFQLFKMFPDQGTARKYLEERLWPKGVKCPTCGSAERITVRKDGFYRCNACKEDFTVRTGTIFERSHVPLHKWVYAMYLLVTSRKGISSLQLSKEIGITQKSAWFVLHRLREACGNDLTVLRGVVEVDETYIGAKEKGKHSGKKLRAGRGTVGKIPVVGMRDRSGRTKAKPIAIADTRNLHAAILENVEVGSMLHTDEHAGYQGLGGMFYDHKTINHSAGEFARDGVSTNSIESVWAVLKRGLHGVYHHASDKHLARYVDEFTFRLNDGNVQRHTLNRLDSFVDATVGRRVTYKSLIA